The proteins below are encoded in one region of Danio rerio strain Tuebingen ecotype United States chromosome 12, GRCz12tu, whole genome shotgun sequence:
- the ep300a gene encoding histone acetyltransferase p300 isoform X22, translating into MAENVLDSGPPSAKRPKLSSPALSASASDGNDFGSLFDLEHDLPDELISSSELSLANGGDLSQLHTSLGSGGGVIGGAVSGGQDAAAKHRQLSELLRHGSTPGAQQQGAMGNPGGASMGLFGNMKVSPGTQSMGPQGQQHLSMQAGLMQQQQMVDYLNRNMLGPQKGNGQQQPGGPAPQHQNALASQMMNGSPRIGHHNPGMGNSNSNLLAEALQQQQQQQQTVGSQGGLRPQQPGAISKMGINAGSGPYGGPYSQSASQGLGVAGLAPQLQNKPGLPNSPAQFNLDKKPLPIHGIPGMASQSSPVGAGGGGVAAGMVPNAQGSLGPGSAGSVVSAAVVGGVPPAADPEKRKLIQQQLVLLLHAHKCQRREQANGEVRQCNLPHCRTMKNVLNHMTHCQAGKSCQVAHCASSRQIISHWKNCTRHDCPVCLPLKNAGDKRNQQTMIATGGVALSSSMGNVTGGSPSAPSLNTPGQIDPSSIERAYAALGLTYQGNQAPPQPVQQTQRPVNTMGANSMGVNGAVGGQSQNQQSSLLQDTMLHLNMNSQSLINDSGVGSLPMANPAASGSMRKSWHEDITQDLRNHLVHKLVQAIFPTPDPAALKDRRMENLVAYARKVEGDMYESANSRAEYYHFLAEKIYKIQKELEEKRRTRLQKQGIMPSQAGMNPSGLQQATTGIGQPGPPTGLPSNGPLSDPAVVRPTGPNQMMNRMQNTAGMNSFGNHMGMQSMGQRSTPPLNQGSMVPGRMPQPNVAQMQNQYMQTGPFQASSPVRSAGPVDLVHGGNDGAATQQGQMPLSSLPVGSPLAQPGSAGGAGSGSSVGSLGPSSMSAVPPSSTPTHSISLSHCPPVHQNSPSPAHSRTPTPTPGSQTPQPHTPSLPHLSSNGSQQQFPPSASSDSGMQPLGTPPAVSHSGLSTPNASQHPRTPLSHKGSLPVDGQAATPASVSSVEASFQQAPSDSTATLEPKEEVKAKDEEEEEAMEEERTAKEEDSKPEEKPEVKKEEPLSDGGPMETASDEDKKPEIKIEPKEEEEGSESATSQSSVSGATNKKKIFKPEELRQALMPTLESLYRQDPESLPFRQPVDPSLLGIPDYFDIVKNPMDLSTIKRKLDTGQYQEPWQYVDDIWLMFNNAWLYNRKTSRVYKYCSKLAEVFEQEIDPVMQSLGYCCGRKLEFSPQTLCCYGKQLCTIPRDAAYFSYQNRYHFCEKCFNEIQGETVSLGDDPSQPQTSINKDQFEKKKNDTLDPELFVECMDCGRKMHQICVLHNETIWPSGFVCDGCLKKSNKTRKENKYAAKRLPQTKLGNFLETRVNAYLKRQNHPESGEVTVRVVHVSEKMVEVKPGMKSRFVDSGEMSESFPYKSKALFAFEEIDGVDVCFFGMHVQEYGSDCPPPNQRRVYISYLDSVHFFQPRFLRTEVYHEILIGYLDYAKRQGFTTGHIWACPPSEGDDYIFHCHPADQKIPKPKRLQEWYKKMLDKAVAERVVHDYKDIFKQATEDRLTSAKELPYFEGDFWPNVLEESIKELEQEEEERKREENSTSNESVETTKGDSKNAKKKNNKKTSKNKSSLSRGNKKKPGMPNVSNDLSQKLYATMEKHKEVFFVIRLFAAPNSNALLPIVDPDPLMACDLMDGRDAFLTIARDKHLEFSSLRRSKWSTMCMLVELHNQSQDRFVYTCNECKHHVETRFHCTVCEDYDLCITCYNTKGHEHKMDKLGLGLDDESNSQVASTTQNPGDSRRLSIQRCIQSLVHACQCRNANCSLPSCQKMKRVVQHTKGCKRKTNGGCPICKQLIALCCYHAKHCQENKCPVPFCLNIKQKLRQQQLQHRLQQAQMVRRRMASMQRTGQQLPGGGCGLPSPGNGCNTGPSTPTPSTQPPTPQTPNQQCQPPATQPGVGNVPSQQQQQLAGMAHQYQPISGSGGMINSSQQSMLPQQQQQPTPAQHLQNANNLPPYVQRPTGSSPHSQSMGKPGMVPGGFSQQQQSNLGQPVMPQHQPPGPPPAAVEIAMKIQRVAETQRQMAQQKILQRNQAPGMMPPHGLHQGPQTQNQMGINLPGTAMVGPSQAQVAVARNQMDQQQGMVTAGMQQQQPGPRSQLPQVQLQQGQQGAPQLQVSPQQQWTGPGMPPQQRPGVMNQMGLQGMAAPQHQQQQAVGQSQPQGNSGVMGMISSQGGAAPAGAGPGNHSQAALQDLLRFLRLPSSPHQQQQVLSILRSNPLLMATFIRQRAPRYLGRGGPGAGGAGVPGGPGGGPGIMDGQQMNVNPNAAQGGMHMTQGTTMQMNPLQQQQQQQQIQQRPMMSGNLQQQQQMAVLQQQQQQGVMPSQGTNISNIPPQLREMMRRHLQQQQQQQQQQQQQQQQQQQQQQQQQQQHQQMGNHAQFQHPQPPQQQGYLGQSGIPPQQPGQPHPGGLQQQQGGAQPGTQQNYSGSVSHQQVAAALQHSLQQQQLQMQQQQSAMGGYQGADGGPGGGGPLQQQQQQMQSAPMGSQPQMFQQAIQQRLLQQQQSHLGGGSPAQHNPMSPQQSQQQMSQSPHLQGQLPNSLGNQVRSPQPSPRPQSQPPNSSPSPRLQPQPSPHHISPQTGSPHPGHLPQHHSGMAAPPPPQQQAQASQQQQQVNAMDQGPFGADQNVLLSQLSGMGALHGQGTNDMLTNNQDMGSNINHSLDLM; encoded by the exons ATGGCCGAGAACGTTCTGGACTCTGGCCCGCCTTCAGCCAAGAGGCCTAAACTCTCATCCCCGGCTCTCTCCGCCTCAGCCAGCGATGGAAAcg ATTTTGGCTCTCTTTTTGACCTGGAGCATGACCTTCCAGACGAGCTGATCAGTTCCTCAGAACTGAGTCTTGCAAATGGAGGGGACCTCAGCCAGTTGCACACCAGTTTGGGTAGTGGGGGCGGAGTCATTGGAGGAGCTGTGTCCGGTGGTCAGGATGCAGCAGCCAAGCACAGGCAGCTCTCTGAGCTTCTCCGACATGGATCCACACCTGGAGCGCAGCAGCAGGGTGCGATGGGTAACCCAGGAGGAGCCTCAATGGGACTTTTTGGGAATATGAAGGTTTCTCCGGGTACCCAAAGCATGGGTCCACAAGGACAGCAACATCTTTCCATGCAGGCTGGCCTcatgcagcagcagcagatggtggACTATCTTAACAGGAATATGCTCGGACCACAGAAAGGAAATGGACAGCAGCAGCCAGGAGGGCCCGCACCTCAACACCAAAATGCGCTGGCGTCTCAGATGATGAATGGATCGCCCAGAATAGGACATCACAACCCGGGCATGGGTAACAGCAACAGTAACCTGTTAGCAGAGGctcttcagcagcagcagcagcagcagcagacagtAGGAAGCCAGGGTGGACTGAGGCCACAGCAGCCTGGAGCGATAAGCAAG ATGGGGATAAATGCAGGTTCAGGCCCCTATGGAGGCCCGTACAGTCAGTCTGCCAGTCAGGGTCTTGGTGTTGCAGGGCTGGCCCCTCAGCTCCAGAACAAACCAGGTCTGCCTAACAGTCCCGCGCAGTTTAATCTTGACAAGAAGCCTCTGCCCATACATGGCATACCTGGCATG GCCTCTCAGTCTTCCCCAGTGGGTGCTGGTGGAGGTGGAGTTGCGGCTGGCATGGTGCCTAACGCCCAAGGATCTCTCGGCCCTGGATCAGCAGGCTCTGTTGTGTCTGCAGCAGTGGTGGGAGGTGTTCCTCCAGCGGCAGATCCAGAAAAGCGCAAACTCATACAGCAACAGCTGGTGCTTTTGCTCCACGCTCACAAGTGCCAGCGAAGGGAACAGGCTAATGGGGAAGTACGGCAGTGTAATTTACCCCACTGCCGCACCATGAAGAACGTCCTCAACCACATGACGCACTGCCAGGCTGGCAAATCCTGCCAAG TGGCGCACTGTGCCTCATCCAGACAGATAATCTCTCACTGGAAGAACTGCACACGGCACGACTGCCCTGTGTGTCTGCCTTTGAAAAATGCAGGAGACAAGAGGAATCAGcaga CTATGATAGCCACTGGAGGTGTGGCGTTAAGTTCTTCCATGGGCAATGTAACTGGTGGTTCACCCAGTGCCCCCAGTCTCAATACCCCAGGGCAGATAGACCCCAGCTCCATCGAGAGGGCATATGCAGCCTTGGGTCTCACATACCAGGGAAACCAGGCTCCCCCTCAACCTGTACAGCAAACACAGCGGCCGGTGAACACCATGG GAGCGAATTCCATGGGAGTGAATGGGGCAGTTGGTGGCCAGTCTCAGAATCAGCAATCTAGCCTTCTCCAGGATACAATGCTGCATCTGAACATGAATTCACAAAG TCTGATAAATGACAGTGGTGTGGGGTCTCTGCCAATGGCCAACCCAGCTGCCAGCGGTAGCATGAGGAAGAGCTGGCATGAGGACATCACCCAGGATCTGCGCAACCACCTGGTACACAAGCT AGTCCAGGCTATTTTTCCCACACCAGACCCTGCTGCACTGAAAGACCGTCGGATGGAGAATCTAGTGGCCTATGCACGTAAAGTTGAGGGTGACATGTATGAGTCTGCTAACAGCAGG gcggAGTATTATCACTTTCTGGCAGAGAAGATCTATAAAATTCAGAAAGAACTGGAAGAGAAGCGAAGGACACGGTTACAGAAGCAGGGTATAATGCCCTCCCAGGCTGGCATGAACCCCTCTGGCCTGCAGCAAGCGACCACTGGGATTGGTCAGCCTGGGCCACCCACAGGACTGCCTTCTA ATGGCCCACTATCAGATCCAGCAGTAGTGCGTCCAACTGGCCCAAACCAGATGATGAACAGAATGCAGAATActgctg GCATGAATTCATTTGGGAATCATATGGGAATGCAGTCCATGGGCCAGAGATCAACACCACCTCTTAACCAG GGAAGCATGGTGCCTGGGAGGATGCCACAGCCGAATGTTGCACAGATGCAAAATCAATACATGCAAACTGGACCGTTTCAAGCTTCAAGTCCTGTTCGTAGTGCTGGTCCTGTTGACCTGGTACACGGAGGAAACGATGGTGCTGCCACTCAA CAGGGACAAATGCCGTTATCATCTTTACCAGTCGGGAGTCCTTTAGCCCAACCTGGATCTGCTGGCGGGGCAGGCAGCGGGTCATCTGTGGGCTCCTTGGGTCCCAGCAGCATGAGTGCTGTTCCTCCATCATCCACCCCCACCCACTCCATCAGCCTCAGTCACTGCCCACCTGTACACCAGAATTCACCTTCACCAGCTCATAGCCGGACGCCCACACCCACGCCAGGCTCCCAAACGCCTCAGCCCCACACACCCAGCTTACCCCATTTATCCTCAAATGGCAGTCAGCAACAGTTTCCTCCGTCCGCCAGCTCTGACAGCGGCATGCAGCCATTAGGAACTCCTCCAGCGGTGTCTCACAGTGGTCTCTCCACACCAAATGCCAGCCAGCATCCCCGCACTCCA TTGTCTCATAAAGGTTCTCTACCAGTTGATGGCCAGGCTGCTACTCCTGCCTCCGTCAGCAGTGTAGAGGCATCATTTCAGCAAGCTCCTTCAGACTCCACAGCCACCCTGGAGCCAAAGGAGGAGGTCAAGGCGAaagatgaggaggaggaagaagccATGGAGGAAGAAAGAACTGCTAAGGAGGAAGACAGTAAACCTGAGGAAAAGCCAGAG GTAAAGAAAGAGGAGCCATTGAGTGATGGTGGGCCGATGGAGACTGCATCTGATGAGGACAAAAAACCTGAGATAAAGATTGAGCCTAAAGAAGAGGAAGAGGGTTCAGAGTCCGCAACTAGCCAGAGTTCTGTTTCTGGAGCCACTAACAAAAAGAAAA TTTTTAAACCAGAGGAACTGAGGCAGGCCCTGATGCCTACACTGGAGTCTCTTTATCGCCAGGACCCCGAGTCTCTGCCCTTCCGCCAGCCTGTAGACCCTTCACTGTTGGGAATACCA GACTATTTTGACATTGTGAAAAATCCAATGGACTTGTCTACTATCAAACGAAAGCTTGACACAGGCCAGTACCAGGAGCCATGGCAGTATGTAGATGACATCTGGCTTATGTTCAACAACGCCTGGCTGTACAATCGTAAGACATCACGGGTCTACAAGTACTGCTCCAAACTGGCGGAGGTCTTTGAGCAAGAAATTGACCCAGTCATGCAGAGCCTTGGCTACTGTTGTGGGAGAAAG CTTGAATTTTCTCCCCAAACTCTGTGCTGCTATGGGAAACAGTTATGCACTATACCACGAGATGCTGCTTACTTTAGTTATCAGAACAG GTACCACTTCTGCGAGAAGTGTTTCAATGAGATCCAGGGTGAAACCGTGTCCTTGGGAGACGATCCATCCCAACCTCAAAC ATCAATCAACAAAGATCAGTTTGAAAAGAAGAAAAATGACACACTTGACCCTGAGCT atTTGTGGAATGTATGGATTGTGGCCGTAAGATGCATCAGATTTGCGTTTTGCACAATGAAACTATATGGCCATCAGG cTTTGTGTGTGATGGTTGTCTGAAGAAGTCCAACAAAACCCGCAAAGAGAATAAATATGCTGCTAAAA GGCTTCCACAGACCAAATTAGGCAATTTTTTGGAAACGCGGGTAAATGCCTATCTGAAGCGACAAAATCATCCAGAATCTGGTGAAGTCACTGTTCGTGTTGTTCATGTCTCAGAAAAAATGGTGGAAGTCAAACCAGGCATGAAGTCTAG GTTTGTGGATAGTGGAGAAATGTCAGAGTCTTTCCCATACAAATCGAAAGCTTTATTTGCGTTTGAGGAGATTGATGGTGTTGATGTTTGCTTCTTTGGGATGCATGTGCAAGAGTATGGCTCAGACTGTCCACCACCTAATCAAAG ACGGGTTTACATATCCTATTTGGACAGTGTCCACTTCTTTCAGCCACGCTTTTTAAGAACAGAGGTGTACCATGAAATCCTTATAGGATATCTTGATTATGCCAAAAGACAAGG GTTTACCACAGGACACATCTGGGCCTGCCCTCCTAGCGAAGGAGATGATTACATCTTCCATTGTCATCCTGCAGACCAGAAGATACCCAAGCCCAAGCGACTGCAAGAGTGGTATAAGAAGATGCTGGACAAAGCTGTCGCAGAGCGTGTTGTGCATGATTACAAG gacaTCTTCAAACAGGCAACAGAAGATCGTCTCACTAGTGCCAAAGAACTGCCCTATTTTGAGGGTGATTTCTGGCCTAATGTTCTTGAAGAAAGCATTAAAGAATTGGAGCAAGAAGAAGAGGAAAGAAAGAGGGAAGAAAACAGCACATCCAATGAGAGTGTTGAG ACAACAAAAGGTGACAGCAAAAATGCCAAGAAAAAGAACAACAAGAAGACGAGCAAGAACAAGAGCAGTTTAAGCCGAGGAAACAAAAAGAAGCCTGGAATGCCAAATGTGTCTAATGACCTTTCACAGAAGCTCTATGCCACGATGGAAAAGCACAAAGAG GTGTTCTTTGTTATCCGGCTGTTTGCAGCACCCAATTCTAATGCTCTTCTGCCCATTGTTGACCCGGATCCCTTGATGGCCTGTGATTTGATGGATGGTCGCGATGCCTTCCTAACAATTGCACGAGACAAGCACTTGGAGTTTTCCTCATTGCGACGTTCCAAATGGAGCACTATGTGCATGCTGGTAGAACTGCACAACCAAAGCCAGGACCGCTTTGTCTATACCTGTAATGAGTGCAAACACCATGTTGAAACTCGCTTCCATTGCACTGTGTGCGAG GACTATGATCTCTGCATCACTTGCTACAATACAAAAGGTCATGAGCACAAGATGGACAAACTGGGCTTGGGGTTGGACGACGAAAGCAACAGTCAGGTTGCTTCCACAACACAGAATCCAGGAGACTCCCGGCGTCTCAGCATTCAGCGGTGCATCCAGTCTCTGGTGCATGCCTGCCAGTGTCGCAATGCCAACTGCTCACTTCCATCTTGCCAAAAAATGAAACGTGTAGTTCAGCATACCAAAGGCTGCAAACGCAAGACCAATGGTGGTTGTCCTATCTGCAAGCAGCTCATTGCGCTTTGTTGTTACCATGCAAAACACTGCCAAGAGAACAAATGTCCTGTGCCGTTCTGCCTCAACATCAAGCAGAAACTGCGGCAACAGCAACTCCAGCACAGGCTACAGCAGGCCCAGATGGTGCGTAGAAGAATGGCCAGTATGCAAAGGACAGGCCAACAGCTTCCAGGAGGTGGTTGTGGTCTGCCATCTCCTGGGAACGGCTGTAATACTGGTCCGAGCACTCCAACACCGAGCACTCAGCCACCTACCCCTCAGACGCCCAATCAGCAATGTCAGCCTCCAGCTACTCAACCTGGTGTTGGCAATGTTCCATCACAGCAGCAACAGCAGTTGGCAGGGATGGCCCATCAGTACCAGCCAATATCTGGAAGTGGTGGGATGATTAACTCCTCACAGCAGTCAATGTTAccacagcagcagcaacagccaACACCAGCTCAGCATCTCCAGAATGCCAACAACCTTCCTCCATATGTGCAAAGACCTACAGGCTCATCTCCACATTCTCAGTCAATGGGAAAGCCAGGCATGGTTCCAGGTGGCTTCTCTCAACAGCAACAATCAAACCTAGGGCAGCCTGTGATGCCACAACATCAGCCACCTGGCCCCCCACCTGCAGCTGTAGAAATTGCCATGAAAATTCAGCGAGTCGCTGAGACACAACGACAGATGGCTCAGCAAAAGATCCTGCAAAGAAACCAGGCTCCTGGCATGATGCCTCCCCATGGCTTACATCAGGGTCCGCAAACTCAAAACCAGATGGGCATAAACCTTCCTGGCACTGCAATGGTTGGGCCTTCCCAGGCACAAGTAGCAGTGGCTCGAAATCAAATGGATCAACAGCAGGGAATGGTCACAGCAGGCATGCAACAGCAGCAGCCAGGACCTCGGTCTCAGCTTCCCCAAGTCCAGTTGCAGCAGGGCCAGCAAGGAGCACCTCAACTTCAGGTGTCACCACAACAGCAGTGGACTGGTCCTGGCATGCCTCCTCAACAGAGACCAGGGGTAATGAACCAAATGGGTCTGCAAGGGATGGCTGCACCACAACATCAGCAGCAGCAAGCTGTTGGTCAATCGCAGCCGCAAGGAAACTCTGGTGTAATGGGTATGATAAGTAGCCAAGGAGGGGCTGCACCTGCAGGCGCTGGTCCTGGAAATCACTCTCAGGCTGCCTTACAAGACCTTTTAAGGTTCTTAAGATTACCCAGCTCTCCCCATCAACAGCAGCAAGTCCTGAGTATACTACGTTCAAACCCTCTACTCATGGCAACCTTTATAAGGCAACGGGCTCCTAGGTACCTTGGTCGAGGTGGTCCTGGAGCAGGAGGTGCAGGTGTTCCAGGTGGACCTGGTGGAGGTCCAGGCATCATGGATGGCCAGCAAATGAATGTAAATCCCAATGCAGCTCAGGGTGGTATGCACATGACACAAGGAACGACCATGCAAATGAATCcacttcaacaacaacaacagcagcagcaaatTCAACAGCGTCCTATGATGAGTGGAAATTTGCAGCAGCAACAGCAAATGGCAGTattacagcagcagcagcaacaaggTGTTATGCCCAGTCAAGGCACGAACATCTCTAATATCCCTCCCCAGTTAAGGGAAATGATGAGACGGCatttgcagcagcagcagcagcaacaacaacaacaacaacaacaacaacaacaacaacaacaacaacagcagcaacagcagcagcagcatcaacAGATGGGTAACCATGCTCAGTTCCAGCATCCTCAACCACCCCAGCAGCAGGGTTATCTAGGCCAGTCTGGAATTCCTCCTCAGCAGCCAGGCCAACCTCACCCAGGTGGTCTCCAGCAACAACAGGGAGGGGCCCAGCCTGGAACCCAGCAAAACTACTCTGGGTCTGTGTCCCATCAGCAGGTTGCAGCAGCTCTGCAACATAGCTTACAGCAACAGCAACTTCAAATGCAACAGCAGCAGAGTGCTATGGGAGGATATCAAGGTGCTGATGGAGGACCTGGAGGTGGTGGTCccctccagcagcagcagcagcagatgcaGTCAGCTCCTATGGGCTCACAGCCGCAAATGTTTCAGCAAGCTATACAGCAACGGCTCCTCCAGCAGCAACAGTCACACCTCGGAGGAGGATCTCCTGCTCAACACAATCCTATGAGTCCACAGCAGTCCCAGCAACAGATGTCCCAGTCTCCCCATTTACAGGGCCAGTTGCCCAATTCTCTCGGCAACCAAGTTCGCTCTCCCCAACCATCACCTCGTCCCCAGTCCCAGCCACCAAACTCTAGTCCATCTCCTCGCTTGCAGCCCCAGCCGTCACCCCATCACATCTCACCCCAGACTGGGTCGCCCCACCCAGGTCACCTTCCTCAACACCACAGTGGCATGGCTGCTCCTCCACCGCCACAGCAACAAGCACAGGCATCCCAGCAGCAGCAACAGGTTAACGCCATGGACCAGGGCCCATTTGGAGCAGACCAGAATGTTTTGCTTTCACAGTTAAGCGGGATGGGAGCCTTACATGGGCAGGGAACAAATGACATGCTGACGAATAACCAGGATATGGGCTCGAACATTAATCACTCGTTGGATTTGATGTAA